Part of the Pseudarthrobacter sp. L1SW genome, TTCATCCAGCCGTCCCAGACCCTCCGCCAGCTGGGTATCCGGCTGAAGCTCAACGCCCTCGAATCCGTGATCCGCGGCAAGCGCGTTGTGGTGGTGGATGACTCCATCGTCCGCGGCAACACCCAGCGCGCCATTGTCCGCATGCTCCGGGAGGCCGGGGCAGCCGCCGTCCACGTCAAGATCTCCTCCCCGCCCGTACAGTGGCCCTGCTTCTACGGCATCGACTTCGCCTCCCGGGCCGAGCTGATCGCCAACGGCGCCACCATCGACGAAATCTCGCAGGCCATCGGCGCGGACTCCCTGGCCTACATCTCCGAGGACGGGATGATCGGCGCCACCCGGCAGCCGCGGGAACGGCTCTGCACCGCCTGCTTCACAGGCAAGTACCCCATCGAACTTCCGGGCTCGGACAAGCTGGGCAAGAACCTGCTGGAACGCAAGGACCTCGGCGGACTGAAGCCCTCGCCGTCGGCCCTTCCGGGCGCAACAGCGGCCCTTTCCGTCGATTCCGAGGAGGATCCGGCGGAGAAGTCCGGAGCCACCGGGTGCGATCCCGGACCGGACTCCGAGTTTGAAAACCTGCTGACCGACGCCGATCTCGTGCCGGAGATTCATCAGGCAGTCACCACCCCCGACGCTGACAAGAAAGAGTCCGTATGACTTCCGCTGCTCCTGCCCCTGGCAACACCCCCGGTAACGCAGCCGGCATCACCTACGCCTCTGCCGGCGTCGACGTTGAAGCCGGGGACCGCGCCGTCGAGCTGATGAAGGGTGCCGTCAAGGCCACCCACAACTCCTCGGTGATTGGCGGGGTGGGCGGGTTCGCCGGCCTCTATGACGTCTCCAGGCTCCTGACCTACAAGAGGCCGCTGCTGGCCACGTCCACCGACGGCGTGGGCACCAAGGTTGCCATCGCACAGGCCATGGACATCCACGACACCATCGGGTTCGACCTGGTGGGCATGGTGGTTGATGACATCGTTGTGGTCGGCGCGGAGCCGCTGTACATGACCGACTACATCGCCTGCGGAAAAGTAGTGCCTGAGCGCATCGCCGATATCGTCCGCGGCATCGCTGCAGCCTGTTCCGTGGCCGGGACAGCACTGGTGGGCGGCGAGACCGCCGAGCACCCCGGCCTCCTGGGCGAGCACGAGTACGACGTCGCCGGGGCAGCCACCGGCGTGGTTGAAGCCGACCAGCTCCTGGGACCGGACCGGGTCCGCGCAGGCGACGTTGTAATCGGCATGGCCTCCTCCGGCCTGCACTCCAACGGCTACTCCCTGGTCCGCCGCGTGATCAACCACGCCGGTTGGGCACTGGACCGCCAGGTCTCAGAACTGGGCCGCACGCTGGGCGAGGAGCTCCTCGAGCCCACCCGGGTGTACGCCGCGGACTGCCTGGACCTTGCCCGCGCCTTCCCCGTCACCGGGACGTCCGCCGTGCACGGCTTCAGCCACGTCACCGGCGGGGGCCTCGCCGCCAACCTGGCACGCGTCCTCCCCCAGGGCCTGGTGGCTACCGTGGACCGGAACACCTGGGAACTGCCGGCCATCTTCAAGCTGGTGTCCGAACTGGGCAACGTGCCGCTGGCAGACCTTGAGCGCACCCTGAACCTGGGCGTGGGCATGGTGGCCATCGTCTCCGCCGATGCCGCCGACGCCGCAGTTTCACGCTTGAACGACCGCGGCCTGCCGTCCTGGATCATGGGCACCGTCACCGAGGATTCGGATTCCATCCTCAAGTCCGGCCCCGATTACGTGCAGGGCGCCAAGGGCGTTGACGGCGGCGCTGTCCGCCTGGTGAACGCATACGCTTAAACCCTTAGCGAGTGCTCCGTACCTGCCGTTTTGACCCATCAGAACGGCAGGTACGGGGCACTCGATTGCTTTTAACCGGTGCCCCTGGAATGCCGCCAGAACCGGAAATCCGAGGTAGAACACTCAGTTCCCTTGACTACTAAGCATGCTTAGCTTTAGGCTGTTAATTGGAAGCGCAATACAGATGATCAACGCGGGGCCTTCCGAAGGCCTGATGCCCAGCCCGAACAACCGGCGCTTGGGCGCCCGCACAGTTGGTCCGCCTTCCCCGCCGATCCGGCGGAAGCCAGAAGAAGCAACCACAGACACGCCAGGTACTTGCGCCGCGCACCAGCACGGTAGCAGCCAGTCGGAGTACTCATTCCGGACTGCCCGATAGGGCGCCAGGCCAATATCCAAGGGAGCAAAAACCATGTCAGTTCTTAAGAAAGCCACCGCCGCAGCCGCTGGAAGCCTGTTCCTGCTGGGCGCCGTTGCCGGACCTTCGCAGGCAGCAAACAACAACACCCTGAATGATGGCCTCGTCAACGTCACGGTCGGCGACGTCACCGTCAAGGATGCTGTTGACGTCAACGTGGCCGCCAGCGTCGCAGCGACCCTTTGCGACGTCGCTGACATCGGATCGATCGCAGTGCTTGGTGAAGCAGTAGACGCCACCGGCACCGAGCAGACCGTCTGCGATACCGCCACCGGCCCGGTTCGCATCGTGAATAACTAGCAGTTCAGCGGACTGGATTGAGGGACAATCCACAACGCGCCCAGCGCACCGTCCCCAATCCGGATCCACGCAAAGAGCCCCAGCCACCGGCTGGGGCTCTTTTGTGCCCAACAGCCAACCCCTGGATCCATCCTCCAATCCAGCCCGGACTACATGCGGGCACCAGTCCCGCCCCGATGACGTACACGGCGTCAGGCTCTGGACGACGGGCCGTCCGGCCGGTCAACGCCTACACCAAAACCCTATCGAGTGCTCCGTACCCGCCGTTTTGACCCATCAGAACGACAGGTACGGAGCACTCGATTGCTTCCAAAGGACCTAATGTCCAAGGATGCCATGCAATAAAGAATGTGATCCAGAACACTCGTTTCCCTTGACTGCTAAGCATACTTAGCTTTAGGGTCGAAGCATGGAAGGTGGCCAGGAGATGCTGGGGGACGCTTCTTCCGGGGCTTAGTATTTGGGCCCAAACCCGAGCCGAGATTTCTTCACGCGGATCGGATGGACTGTCTTTCACCGCACATTCGCGGAACCACGAATGCAACCACAGAGACGCTTGTTCCCTGCGCAATACAGCGCGGCCTGATTCAGCCCACGAGTCGTACCACGGGCTCCCTGAGGCCGGGATCAAGCTCAAATCAAGGGAGCGAAAAATGTCAGTATTCAAAAAAGCAGCCGCAGTAGCCGCCGGAACCCTATTCCTGCTCGGTTCAGTCGCCGGACCCTCCCAGGCGAAGGACAACACCACTATTAATGACGGTTTGGTCAACGTGACGGTCGGCGACGTCACCGTTCGGGATGCCGTCGACCTAAACGTTGCGGCATCCGTGGCGGCCACGGTCTGCGCACTTGTTGACGCAGATGTCCTGGTTCTCGCCCAACAGGTTGACGCTACAGGCAAGAAGGAAGTTGTCTGCAAGACGGACGCGGGCGCCGTGAAGCTTGTAAATAACAAGTAATACGCACATTGCGAGGGCCGTCGTCCGCGACCACCCTCACCGAAAATCCCTGGCCGCCCTGGCCGGGGATTTTCGTTTACGCATCGCAACAAATGATAATGATTCTTGATAGCATGTGTCTCGACCCTTAGTGATCCGCCCAAGAATCGACGTTTCCATGCCTCCGTCCGCCCTGTCCGTGACAGACCTTGCCCTCTCCAGCGGCACCGGGCAACTGGTGCATCCCCTGACCTTTTCAATAGGGGCTGGTGAGTGCGTTGCCCTGCTGGGAGCCTCGGGGTCGGGCAAGTCCCTCACGGCGTCGGCGCTGGCTGGCTCGCTTCCCGAGGGCATCACTGCCAGTGGGACGATCTCCTATCCGGCGGGACCAGTGCCGGGCAAGGCAGCCTTCATCAGCCAAGACCCGGCAACAGCCCTCAACCCGCTTGTTCCCGTCGGCAAGCAGCTTGCCATCCCGTTGCTCGCCAAGGGGTCCAACCGCGCAGAAGCAACGGCTGAAGCGGCCCGGCTGCTGGCACGGGCAGGCATCGAGGACCCCGACCAAGTTCTTCCGCGTTATACAGGCCAGTTGTCCGGCGGACAGCTGCAGCGCGTCTGCATCGCCCTGGCCCTGGCCTGCGGCAGTTCCGTCCTGGTGGCCGACGAACCCACCACCGCCCTTGACGCCGTCAGCCAGCTGAACGTACTCGCGACCCTCCGTGCATGGGGCACCGGGGGCCGCAGCCTAGTCTTCATTACCCACGACCTCACTGCAGCCGCCGCGCTGTGCACCCGGGCCATTGTGATGGAAGCGGGACGGATCGTGGAGCAGGCACCCATGGCCGAGTTGTTCGAGAGCCCGCAGCACCCCTACACGCGCCGCCTGGTCCAGGCAGCCGCCCGCGCGGCACAGCCCCTGGCCGCTGCACGGACGGCCGCTGCCGCGTGATGGAACCGCTCACCGCCGACGGCATCTCCTTCGGCTACACCAGGCCCGGTTTCCGCAAGGGCCGGCCCGCAGGAACACTGCACAACGTCAGCCTGCAGATTTCCCCGGGCACCAGCACTGCCTTGGTGGGGAGCTCCGGCTCCGGCAAGTCCACCCTGGTGCGGATCCTGCTGGCACTGGCAAAGCCCGACGCCGGCACGGTCACACTCGGCGCCCGGGCGGTAAGGCCCGGGCCCGTAAAGTCGCTGCGCTGGTACCGCAAGGCAGTTCAGTACATCCCGCAGAACCCGGCCGGTAGCCTCGACCCCCGCATGACTGTTGCGCAACTGTTGAAGGAGCCGCTGCGGCAGCTCCGGGCACCGGGAAACCATGGCCAGCTGGCGGTCCGGGCGCTGGAACGCGTCGAGATGTCCGCTGCCCTGATGGAACGCCGCCCCGGCGAGCTATCCGGCGGCCAGAACCAACGGGTGGCCACCGCCCGCGCGCTGGTGCTGCAGCCGGCCTACCTGCTGGCAGACGAGCCCGTCAGCGGCCTGGACCTCCCCCTGCGGGACAATGTCCTCTTGCTGCTGGACCGCCTGGTGCGGGACGAGGGACTGGGCCTACTCCTGGTGACCCACTGCCTCGCCACGGCCGCGAGGATGTGCGGCACCACGGCCGTCCTTTCACGCGGCCGGATCGTGGAGCACGCGCCCACCGACCAGGTGCTGTCGAGTCCCGCCAGCCCGGCCGCCGTCGCGCTCGTGGAGGCTTCAGCCGGCACCCAACTCCCCTACGCCGTCCCGGCGGCCGCTCTGTGACGGCCCTCAGCGGTGCAGAACGGACAGCAACAACGCCGCGCCCGGCACCCCGCCTGCTCCTGGCAAGCCAGCTTGTTTTCAACATCGGCTTCTATGCCGTGGTGCCGTTCCTGGCCCTGGTCATGACCCAGGACTTCGGCATGACCGCCACGGCCGTGGGTGTTGTCCTGGGAGCCAGGGTCTTCAGCCAGCAGGGGCTGTTCCTGGCGGGCGGGATGATCACGGACAGGTGGGGGCCGCGGCGGGCCATGCTGGTGGGCTGCCTCGTGCGCATTTCCGGCTACCTCACCCTGGCCCTGGCCGGCAGCTTTCCGCTGTTCCTCCTGGGCGCGGTCCTCACAGGCATGGGTGGTGCGCTGTTCTCGCCGGCGCTGGAGTCCTTGGTGGGCAAGGCGGAAGAACGACGGCGGAACACCCGCGGGAAGGCCGCGGGACTTTTTGCGCTCCTCGCCATCTGCGGAGAGATCGGTGCGGTGGCCGGGCCCCTGCTGGGCGCCCTCCTGCTGGACGTTTCCTTCAGCTGGGCAGCCGTGGCGGGGGCAGCGGTGTTTGCGGTGATCACCGTGGTGCTGTGGCGCAGCGTGCCCGCCGAGGCGCCGGACACCGTGCGCGGCCCACCTGCGGGTATCCGGCCCGCCGCACCTCGCGGTGAAGGGATTGCGGCGATGCTGCGGGAGAGGCGGTTTGTGGCCTTCGCGGCCCTGTACAGCGTCAACCTCCTGGCGTACAACCAGCTCTATTTCGGCCTCCCCATCGAACTAACCAGGAGCGGGGCGGGGGCCGGCGCGCTGGCCGGGCTCTTCGCCGCAGCCTCGGTCCTGACCATTGCGCTGCAGCTGCCCATCTCCCGGCTGACCGGCCGGATAGGCCCGGGACACGCGCTCACCGCCGGCTTCACCCTCAAGGGCCTCGCCTTCGCCGGAATGGCCCTGCTCGTCCAGTTCCCTGCCACCGGCACACTCCAGCTCCTGCCGGCACTGCTGCTGGTGGCGGGGCTCTGCCTGGGGCACATGTGCGTCGGTCCGGTGGCCATGCCGCTGGTCCTCGACTTTGCCTTGGGCCGCCGGTCCGGCATCTACTACGGACTCCTGGCGAGCATGGGCGGGTGCGCGGTGCTGCTGGGCAACGTCGTCCTGGGACCGCTCTACTCAGGGGCCACCCAGCCCGGCCCCGCCGCCGCCTGGCCCTGGGTGGTGATGGCGGCACTCACGGTGATTCCCGCCGTCGGACTTTCCAAGCTCCTGCCACCCGCGCGCCCTGCTCCCTAGCACTTAAAACCGGGCCAGAGCCTTGGCCAACCCACATCACACATCGAAACAGGTAATCAACGTGCCCAAAATGCGACTGGAAACCGGCGTCATGACGCTCTCAGCCCTCCTCCTTACGATCAGCCTCACCGGGTGTTTCGCCGGCGGGCAAGCTGCGGACAGCGGCGACGGCGGGGACCGCATCAAACTGGCAATGCTCCAGCCGCCGCGCTCGGGACTGTCGCCCCTCAGCGATGACGCCTTCAAGCTTTCCCGGTGGAAGACAGCAGAAACCCTGGTGGAACTGGACGAGCTCGGCGAGGCGCAGCCGGCCCTGGCAACCGGGTGGCAGCAGTTGGACCAGACCTCCTGGCGTTTCGCAATCCGGGACAACGTGGAGTTCCACGATGGAACAGCCATGACCCCGGTGGAAGTCGCTGCATCCCTGACTGCCGCGGCGCAGGCCAGCCCGAAGCCCCGGATCCTGGACGGCGTGGAACTCACCGCCCGGGCGGAAGGCGTGGGATCAGTCATCATCACCACGGCCACGCCCGATCCGCTCCTGCCCCAGCGCCTCTCCAGCCCCCAACTGGCCATCCTCGCAGCCTCGGCGTACAAGGAAGGCGGCGTGGTCAGTCCCGTGAATGCGGGTACCGGGCCCTACCGCCTGGTTTCGGTGGAGGGCACCAGCTCGGCCCGGCTGGACCGCTTCGATGCGTACTGGGGCGGGCCGGCGGAAGCCGGGGGCGTGGACGTCCAGTTCGTTCCGGACGGCACTGCGCGGGCAGCAGCCCTCCGGACCGGGGACGCGGATGTTGTGGAAGCCATTCCGGTGGGCCAGGTGGCCCAGATCGACCCCGAACTGGTCCACGAAGTGCCCATGCCGCGGACCAACACCCTGTACCTGAACACGGCAGAGGGCGCCTTCGCGGACCCGGCCGTCCGTGCCGCAGCCCGTGCCGCAATCGACGCCGGCACCATCGTGGACCGGGTCTATGAAGGCCGGGCAGACAAAGCCGCCGGGTTGCTGGGCCCGGCACTCCCGTGGGCGGCGGAGCAGCGGGAAAGCGGGGAGTACGCGGCAGCCCTGGCCACCCGGGCGGCGGCCGCGGCGGTGAAGGGAACAACCATCCGGCTCGGCACCTTCACGGACCGCGCTGAGTTGCCGGAGGTGGCGGTCCAGCTGGAACAGCAGCTGGAAGCCGCCGGCTTTACCGTGGAACAGGACGTCCGGGAGTACCAGCACATCGAGGCGGACGCGCTGGCGGGGAAGTTTGATGCCTTCATCCTCTCGCGCGCCACCGTCCTGGATTCCGGTGACCCGGTGGCTTACCTGTACAGCGATTTCTCGTGCGCCGGGTCCTTCAACATCTCCCAGTTCTGCGATCCCCGGGTGGACGCAGCCCTGGCCAAAGCCGCGGCCATTCCTGCCGGCCCGGAACGCCGCGCCGCCATTGCCGCCGCAGAAAGCCTCATCCTGGCCCGGGACGCCGCCATTCCGCTGCTCCACGAACGCGTCATCCAGGGCGAATCTGCCCGGGTTCGCGGGGTGGAGCGGGATCCGCGCGAGCGTGCACTGATGACCAGCAGGACTGGGATTACGGGCGGCGCACGCTGATGTCCGGCGTATCGGCTTCAGCGAAAACCACCGCGTCGCGGGTCCTCGCTCTGCTGGCCCTGGTAATGCTGATCGGAATGATGCCGTGGCTTTCGGGCCGCGGCGCCGAATACACCGTCCTGCGGGCCAGGTACTCGGACCGGGAACCCACACCGGAGGCACTCGCCGCCATCCGCGCAGAGCTCGGCCTGGAGCAGGGGCCGGCGGCCATGCTCCTGTCCTGGGCCCAGGGGATCTTCGCCGGGGACCTCGGCACGTCCTGGATCAGCAACACAGCCGTGGGACCCGGGATTGCGGCCGCGCTGGGCGTCTCGGTGACCCTGATGGGGTTCGCGGTAGGTTCGGCGGCGTTCGTTGCGCTCCTGGCATGCGTGCCGGCGGTGTGGGACGGGCTGCAGGGGCGGCGCAGGCCGGCGTCGGGCGCCCTGTCCGCTGCGCTGACGTCCCTGCCGGAATTCCTCCTGGCCGCCGTGTTGCTGGTGGTGGGCGCCATCTGGCTGCGGTGGTTTCCGCCCTTCGGCTGGCAGGGTCCGGAGCATGCCGTCCTGCCGGCCCTTTCGCTTGGGCTTCCGGCAGGCGGGCTGATGGGGCTGCTGGCCTCCGACGCCATCCGGGCAGCGTTCGCGGAGAAGTGGGTGGCCACGTGGCGGATGGCAGGGGCTGGACCTGCACGGCTGACTGCTGCGGTGCTCCGCCGTGCGCTTCCCGCCGTACTGCCGCAGACCGGCCTGGTCCTGGTGGGGCTGACCGGCGGCGCAGTGGCAGTGGAAAAGACGTACGCCATCCCCGGGCTCGGCCGGGCGCTGCTGGGCGCCGCCAGCGCGCAGGACATCCCTACGCTGCAGGCGGGCATGCTGGCCCTGATGGGGTTCGCCCTGCTGGTTGGGACGCTGACGACGGCGGTGCGGCACCTGCTGATCGGGCCTGCGGTCCGCTTCGGAACGGTTCCGCTTCCTGAGCCGCTGCGGCCGGGGAACCGCCGGCAGTTGGCCGTACCGGCGGCCGCCGGACTGGCCCTGCTCCTGGTCGTCGGGGCAGGGCTGCTCCGCGACCCCTTCACCTCCGCGCACGCCCGGCTGGCCCCGCCCACCTGGGCGCTTCCGTTCGGTGCCGACGCCAGCGGCCGGGACCTCCTGGCGCGGGTGGGGCACGGGGCCGTGGGGACACTGGGGACAGCGCTGGTAGTGGTGCTGGCCTGCCTCGCCGTGGGAATCGCCGTCGGACTCTTCCCGCTTGCCGCCACGGGGCCGCTGGAGGTAACCAACGCGGCACCGCCCATCCTGGCCGGCCTGGTTGTTGCGGCGCTCACCGGCCCCTCGGCCCACGGCGCGGCCCTCGCCGTGGCCGCCGTGAGCTGGGCACCCCTGGCCGCGCATACGGCGGCTCTGGCCCAAGAAGCAAGGGCCCAGCCCTATGTGCGGATCCTGCCGGTGCTCGGGGTGGGCAGGTCGCGCATCATGCTTCGCTATGTCCTTCCGGCGGTGGCCGCCCCGCTGCTGCGCCATGCGATGCTCCGGCTGCCGGGAACCGCACTCGCCCTCGCGGCCCTCGGGTTCCTGGGGCTGGGCCCGCAGCAGCCCTCGCCGGAGTGGGGACTCGTCCTGGCCGAAGGGATGGGCTATGTTGAGCGCGCGCCGTGGGTGGTCCTGGCGCCCGCATCCGCCCTGGTCCTGGCGTCCGTCCTGGCCGTGGGACTGGCCGGCGGAGGGCAGCAGAAAGCCCGCCGCCTGCACCGGTGAGGTGCGGGCAGCGGGCCCAATAACTGAAGTCAGCACCTGGGGCCCGTGAGGATCCAGGTGCCGAAAAAGAAGCGCCGCACCGGTCCGGGGACCAAGATCCGCTATGGATCCGTTAGTGCTGCGGCGTCACAGGGCTGCCCGGTAACGGCAACAGCACCTTGCGACAACTAGCCGATCCGACGGGTATCTACCTCGTCGTCGTCTTCTTCCAAATCATCCGCGTACTTATCCACATAAGCCGAATAGTCCGGCTCAACCGGCTCATTCGCGTAATGGCTCGTGGCACGACTGCTAGGACCCGTCAGCTCACGCTGAAGTGCCGAATAGTCAGTGTTCGGGGAGTAGTACTTGATATCCCGAGCCTGCTTGGTAGCTTTTGCCTTTTGACGGCCGCGCCCCATGGCGTGACCCCCTTTTGTACTTGGACCGGAGGTGGTCACCTTGGCTATCGGTGAGGCCCCGGAATGTTTGGTCAATTTGTCGTACACCTAGATTACATGCTTTCGACTGCCCCCGCTTGCCACGCACGCCCCCCGGACGTGGTTTGGGTTACCATCCGCGGCCCCAACCCGCGGGTTTCCGGCTTTTTTCTTCGGTAGAGTCACTTGGACAACTGCTGATACAGGCCGCAGACCGGCTGCCCGCCGCGGAGAGAACGCAGGAGGATCCATCCCCGTGAACAACCAGGACGTCCCGCCCAGGCCCTCCTCGCCTCCCACGGCCGGGCTGCCGCGCGTGCCTGCCCCCGCAGCCCAGCCGGTCCTCCACCCGCACATAGAACCGCAGGACGGCCATGCGCCGGGGCCCGGCCCGGTGAAGCGGCGGACCCTGTGGATAGCGTTTTTTGTGGCCGTGCTGCTGGCCGTAATCGGCTCGCTGGTGTGGCTTGCCCTGTGGCTGGACTCCAACCCGGATACGGGCACTTCACGGGGCCCGGTTCCCGGCGTGCTGGAAACCGCTGTCACGCCGCCTGCAACACCGTTGCCGCTCCCCCGTGAAGGGGTCCCGCCCGCCGATTACGCTCTGGGCGACTGCTTCAAGGACTTCGACCCCGAGTCCCTGTCCTCCACCGTGGTGCCCTGCGATACCGGACATTCCGCCCAGCTCGTGGCATTGTTCCGCTACCCGGAGGGAGGGTCCTACCCGGGCGCCGAGGCGCTGAAGGCCAAGGCACTGGAAGCGTGCCAGGCGGCCAGGCTGGGCCCGGCCGCCAACGACTACGACCTGAACTACGAGCGCAGCTTTCCCAGCACCACCAGCTGGGAGTCCGGCGACCGCAGGGTTGACTGCTATGTGACCGCCCCGGGCGGCAATGTGATCAACGCAAGCGTGCTGCCCTAGCGGCCAGGCCGCCAGGGCAGCAACCCTGCAGTCAGTCCTTCCGCCGGACCGAGAGCCCGGAGCCGGGTGCCCCCGTTAGGACATCCACGCTGCCCTCGGAGAGCTCCCCCAGGTCCGCCGCCGTGTCCACCAGCACGGTGTCGCCGTCGCTGATCTCGCCGGCCAGGATGGCTTTCGCCAGGCGGTCGCCGATTTCGCGCTGCACGAGGCGGCGCAGCGGCCGGGCGCCGTAGGCGGGATCGTAACCGGAGAGCGCCAGCCATGCCTTGGCGCCCTCGGTGACTTCCAGGGTTAGCCGCCGCTCGTACAGCCGGCGCCCCAGCTCCGCCACGTGCAGCTCGACGATGTGCGCCAGCTCCTCGACGCTCAGGGCGTCGAACAGCACAACCTCATCCAGCCGGTTCAGGAACTCGGGCTTGAAGGAGGCGTTGACGGTGGCCATAACGGCGTTCCGCTTGGCTTCGGCGTCCAGCGACTGGTCCACCAGGAACTGGCTGCCCAGGTTGGAGGTCAGCACCAGGATCACGTTGCGGAAATCCACCGTGCGGCCCTGGCCATCGGTAAGGCGGCCGTCGTCGAGCACCTGCAGGAGGATGTCGAACACCTCGGGGTGGGCCTTCTCCACCTCGTCCAGCAGCACCACG contains:
- a CDS encoding MFS transporter, which produces MTALSGAERTATTPRPAPRLLLASQLVFNIGFYAVVPFLALVMTQDFGMTATAVGVVLGARVFSQQGLFLAGGMITDRWGPRRAMLVGCLVRISGYLTLALAGSFPLFLLGAVLTGMGGALFSPALESLVGKAEERRRNTRGKAAGLFALLAICGEIGAVAGPLLGALLLDVSFSWAAVAGAAVFAVITVVLWRSVPAEAPDTVRGPPAGIRPAAPRGEGIAAMLRERRFVAFAALYSVNLLAYNQLYFGLPIELTRSGAGAGALAGLFAAASVLTIALQLPISRLTGRIGPGHALTAGFTLKGLAFAGMALLVQFPATGTLQLLPALLLVAGLCLGHMCVGPVAMPLVLDFALGRRSGIYYGLLASMGGCAVLLGNVVLGPLYSGATQPGPAAAWPWVVMAALTVIPAVGLSKLLPPARPAP
- a CDS encoding ATP-binding cassette domain-containing protein, giving the protein MPPSALSVTDLALSSGTGQLVHPLTFSIGAGECVALLGASGSGKSLTASALAGSLPEGITASGTISYPAGPVPGKAAFISQDPATALNPLVPVGKQLAIPLLAKGSNRAEATAEAARLLARAGIEDPDQVLPRYTGQLSGGQLQRVCIALALACGSSVLVADEPTTALDAVSQLNVLATLRAWGTGGRSLVFITHDLTAAAALCTRAIVMEAGRIVEQAPMAELFESPQHPYTRRLVQAAARAAQPLAAARTAAAA
- the purM gene encoding phosphoribosylformylglycinamidine cyclo-ligase, which produces MTSAAPAPGNTPGNAAGITYASAGVDVEAGDRAVELMKGAVKATHNSSVIGGVGGFAGLYDVSRLLTYKRPLLATSTDGVGTKVAIAQAMDIHDTIGFDLVGMVVDDIVVVGAEPLYMTDYIACGKVVPERIADIVRGIAAACSVAGTALVGGETAEHPGLLGEHEYDVAGAATGVVEADQLLGPDRVRAGDVVIGMASSGLHSNGYSLVRRVINHAGWALDRQVSELGRTLGEELLEPTRVYAADCLDLARAFPVTGTSAVHGFSHVTGGGLAANLARVLPQGLVATVDRNTWELPAIFKLVSELGNVPLADLERTLNLGVGMVAIVSADAADAAVSRLNDRGLPSWIMGTVTEDSDSILKSGPDYVQGAKGVDGGAVRLVNAYA
- a CDS encoding ABC transporter substrate-binding protein, coding for MRLETGVMTLSALLLTISLTGCFAGGQAADSGDGGDRIKLAMLQPPRSGLSPLSDDAFKLSRWKTAETLVELDELGEAQPALATGWQQLDQTSWRFAIRDNVEFHDGTAMTPVEVAASLTAAAQASPKPRILDGVELTARAEGVGSVIITTATPDPLLPQRLSSPQLAILAASAYKEGGVVSPVNAGTGPYRLVSVEGTSSARLDRFDAYWGGPAEAGGVDVQFVPDGTARAAALRTGDADVVEAIPVGQVAQIDPELVHEVPMPRTNTLYLNTAEGAFADPAVRAAARAAIDAGTIVDRVYEGRADKAAGLLGPALPWAAEQRESGEYAAALATRAAAAAVKGTTIRLGTFTDRAELPEVAVQLEQQLEAAGFTVEQDVREYQHIEADALAGKFDAFILSRATVLDSGDPVAYLYSDFSCAGSFNISQFCDPRVDAALAKAAAIPAGPERRAAIAAAESLILARDAAIPLLHERVIQGESARVRGVERDPRERALMTSRTGITGGAR
- a CDS encoding septum formation family protein; amino-acid sequence: MNNQDVPPRPSSPPTAGLPRVPAPAAQPVLHPHIEPQDGHAPGPGPVKRRTLWIAFFVAVLLAVIGSLVWLALWLDSNPDTGTSRGPVPGVLETAVTPPATPLPLPREGVPPADYALGDCFKDFDPESLSSTVVPCDTGHSAQLVALFRYPEGGSYPGAEALKAKALEACQAARLGPAANDYDLNYERSFPSTTSWESGDRRVDCYVTAPGGNVINASVLP
- a CDS encoding ABC transporter permease subunit, with the protein product MSGVSASAKTTASRVLALLALVMLIGMMPWLSGRGAEYTVLRARYSDREPTPEALAAIRAELGLEQGPAAMLLSWAQGIFAGDLGTSWISNTAVGPGIAAALGVSVTLMGFAVGSAAFVALLACVPAVWDGLQGRRRPASGALSAALTSLPEFLLAAVLLVVGAIWLRWFPPFGWQGPEHAVLPALSLGLPAGGLMGLLASDAIRAAFAEKWVATWRMAGAGPARLTAAVLRRALPAVLPQTGLVLVGLTGGAVAVEKTYAIPGLGRALLGAASAQDIPTLQAGMLALMGFALLVGTLTTAVRHLLIGPAVRFGTVPLPEPLRPGNRRQLAVPAAAGLALLLVVGAGLLRDPFTSAHARLAPPTWALPFGADASGRDLLARVGHGAVGTLGTALVVVLACLAVGIAVGLFPLAATGPLEVTNAAPPILAGLVVAALTGPSAHGAALAVAAVSWAPLAAHTAALAQEARAQPYVRILPVLGVGRSRIMLRYVLPAVAAPLLRHAMLRLPGTALALAALGFLGLGPQQPSPEWGLVLAEGMGYVERAPWVVLAPASALVLASVLAVGLAGGGQQKARRLHR
- a CDS encoding DUF3073 domain-containing protein produces the protein MGRGRQKAKATKQARDIKYYSPNTDYSALQRELTGPSSRATSHYANEPVEPDYSAYVDKYADDLEEDDDEVDTRRIG
- a CDS encoding ABC transporter ATP-binding protein, encoding MEPLTADGISFGYTRPGFRKGRPAGTLHNVSLQISPGTSTALVGSSGSGKSTLVRILLALAKPDAGTVTLGARAVRPGPVKSLRWYRKAVQYIPQNPAGSLDPRMTVAQLLKEPLRQLRAPGNHGQLAVRALERVEMSAALMERRPGELSGGQNQRVATARALVLQPAYLLADEPVSGLDLPLRDNVLLLLDRLVRDEGLGLLLVTHCLATAARMCGTTAVLSRGRIVEHAPTDQVLSSPASPAAVALVEASAGTQLPYAVPAAAL